CTTTTCGGCGCGGACATATCGAGGCTTCCGCCTTTTGACATAGCGATAAACACTGAGAGAATCCCGCCGGAAAAGATTGTGAAGATAATCTCAATCCTACAGGGAGGCGAAAGCGAACAGCATTAAAGACTGTGAACCCGAGGCTTGGATACACCATAACCCGAAACACCTGCTTGAAGAGACTCGAAAATAGAAGTGAAATTCTCTTTATTTTCGATCCCCCCTCCTAGGTGTTTAAATACTCTGATAAGGCTTTGGCTTCAATCAATCTTCGTAAAAGAGTTCCCACCAAACCACTATTACTGATGAAAATTCATCATTCCAAAAGCCAAAAAAATAAAACATGCAAGATTCCCAGCGCACATAATTGAACCTGCAGGAAACTACGATAATATCCTGACCGAAAATCTTTCGGTTAACTGGCCTTCGACAACGGTTAATATTGAAACTTTTGTTGTTATTGTTGACTTGGCTTAGCCAAATTATATAAGGTCTTTTTATCTTATGATTAATGCGACCTTCGTGTGCTGGTTTGATCCCGTTTTTGGGAGTTGAGGGGTTTGCCTGTTGAGGTTGGTTTAGAGCTTTACGGGGAGAAGAGTGTCGTTCTGCCGCCATTTGCAGGGCATGTTGCTAGAGGTCTGCTGCTTCATATCGTGAAGCGTGTCGACGCAAGCGCGGCCCTAGTGCTGCATGAATTAAATGTCTCTAAGCCCTATAGCGTTATGCCGCTTCGTTTTAGGAGTGTTTCACGTGGTGAAAAAAGCTATGTTCTGGATCCATCCTATTCCTGCCATGCTTATTTTAGGTTCCTTCGGGACGATCTGGCTTGCTATGTGCTGAGGTTTTTTGAAAAGCAGAACAGCGTCATGATCTTTGACACGGTTTTCCGAATAGTATCCATAAGTATTAAGAGCAAAAGTTATGAGGATTTGGAGCGTGAGGCGCATCCGGCTGAGCGGATCAGGCTTGTCTTCGAGA
The Candidatus Bathyarchaeota archaeon genome window above contains:
- the cas6 gene encoding CRISPR system precrRNA processing endoribonuclease RAMP protein Cas6, which gives rise to MPVEVGLELYGEKSVVLPPFAGHVARGLLLHIVKRVDASAALVLHELNVSKPYSVMPLRFRSVSRGEKSYVLDPSYSCHAYFRFLRDDLACYVLRFFEKQNSVMIFDTVFRIVSISIKSKSYEDLEREAHPAERIRLVFETPTYLPCMGSNYRWMFPDAVRVFSGLLRLWNNFSDSKRFSKEEFLTYKEWLTRNVGVCGYKLRTRLAIMREKKAVGFTGWCAYEICDLDSE